TGTCTGAGAGGTGGATGGGCGACTGTTGTTCTTGGAAGAAGTGGGAGAGGGCGCAGACGAGGTTGGGTCGTTCGCGGATGGAGTTGGCGAGTGACTGGGAGTAGATTTGAGCTAGGTGGTTGGGTTCGACTTTGTAGAAGATGGCGTCGAGCATGGTTTGGACGAGTTGAGGGCGGTCCAGTTCCGGGAGGGGTTGGTAGAGGAGTTGGTTGGATTCGGAGCGGATTTCGAGCATGCTGGAGCACTGGATGAGGTCTTGGGCGAGGTTTTGGTGGAGGTAGTGTTCGTGGGATTGGATGCGGACGGGGTATATGAGGTGTTTTTTGGAGACGGAGGAGGGTTCCGAGGTGCAGACGACGTCGATGATGGAGCACTTGGCCTTTCTGATGCGGAGTGGGTTGGAGATGTCGAGGTAGAAGGTGGCTTTCCAGGAGAATAGGGGGAACTGGAatttttttttgtcgtttgtttTGGCGCAGTCTTCTCGTTCGGTTTGGATTTGGACCAGTTTGAGACAGCGAGAGCGGAGGTAGATGAAGAGTCGCCGACTGGAGGGGGTGTATTTGTGCAGGAAGTTGGTGGAGAGGTAGCGAGTGGCGTGGGAGGAGATGAACTTGGTGATGGTTGGGTGGAAGCATTTGAGGATGGCGCAGGCGACGGGGCTGAATTGGTCCGAGTCGGGGAAGAAACACTGGAAGgcgttttgggtgggggggggtgttgcggtggggggaggggggaggggagatggagccGAGAGAGATGTGTTTTTCGAGGTGTTTTAGAGCGGCGAGGAGAGTGGAGGTGTTGATGGAGAAGTCTTGGAACAGGTTGGCGCCGTCGAGGAAGATGGAGAGGGAGTTGGAGATGGTTTGGGTGGATTCGAAGTAGAGGTCGAGGTCATCCGAGCTGAGGCACCTGAATTTTTGGCTGAAGACGGAGGTTGGGGTGACGAGGTGTTCAAGGGTGGAGAGGAGTTGGCTGGAGGCGCTGGAAGAGGAGAGGAGGTCTTGGGATGGCATGACGTCTTGGACGACGATGGAGGAGTCAAAGGTGCTGAGACGTTCGTCGAGGTAAAAGAGGGCCGACCACCAAATGATGTTTTCGTCGTCCCTGGAGACGTGGTTGACGACGAGTTTGTAGCCCTGCCTGGTCCTGCAGAATTCGATGGTGTAGTACTTCGAGTCGTCGACTAGGTGGGGAAGGTGCTTCGACAGTTGGGACTTCAGGGCGCCGAACATGTGAGCTTGTGTGTCGTAGTGAAGAAGTTTGAACAGCAGGCTGGACCTGtagttgtgtatgtgtatgtatgagaGGAGTCTGGAGACGACTTCCACGTCGGAGTGGCCCACTTCGTAGACGAGGGACTCGAGCATGTTCATGATAGCGGCGCGGTTCTCCTCGCTCTCGAGTTTGGAGATCAGGCTCTCCATGAGGACGTAGAGGGGAGATTCCAGGTTGCTATCGGAGGCCGGAAACGCCGGAATTTGGTGCACGGCGTACGCGACGCGGAACCGCTCCGCCAGTTTCGGCGTCAACAGGAGAGAGCCGCGGGGAGACTGATCGTCCGCGATCAGCAGGCGGTGATTCATGATTTGAGGGGGCGTGTGCTGGACCACGATTGCCTCGAAGTCCTTCCTGAGCTCCGGACTCATGTCCGGGCCGCAGTTCCAGCCGGTCACCTGGAACCCGGCCCACACGTTGCTAAAGTAAGGGGAGAACTTGATGGTGAACGCCCAGTTCAGAGAGAAGCTGTGCGTCGGTGCCTGGTTGTAAGACTGCTCGGACTTCTCGTGGACGATCGAGTACCCGTTCTCCTGAACCAAGATCTTTACCTTCCAGCCCCCGGGGACGTCTTTGTACGGGTACTTGTCGTACAAGCTGTTTCTCAGACGGATGACCTTTTGGGGAAACGAAGAGAGAATGAGCACTCGTAAAGACTCTCGCGCGTTTCAAAGGGGCGCGGAACGTTCTGGCGTACACCTGGAGAAATGCTCTGCTGATTGAGACACCCGAGCAACTTGAAGAAGCGCGAGGAGCTCGGCAATTTCGTGTTCTCCAGCCAAGATCTCATCTttaagaaggaaaaaagaaaaaaaaaaaaaaaagggggaaaaaaggaagCGGTTTAGTTCTTCTCTCCTTCTCCCCCGAAAAGTCTGCGGTGACCACGCAGAGAGAGTCTCCCTGAAGCATACAGAGTATTGCAAGTCTTCCTCAGATATGTACTCGTTTATTTCTGCTTCGAGCCTCTGCACGAAGTTTCGGTGCTCGCCCAGGCTCCTGGACAGCGTCAAGCAGAACAGAGGCAAGAGTTCGGTCGGACTCAATCCATTGTCCTcgaacaacttaaaaaaaaaaaaaaaaaaagagtccgaAGCGGACCGCTCCGACACGATCAGTTCCAAcagtcaaaaaaaaaagaaaaaaaagaaaaaaaaagaaaaaaaagccgacCTACGCTCGCTCACGTACAACGTTCCGATCTGTGGTAATAATCTTTATGTTTCGAATCAGCCTCGGCAAATCCTTGTAAATCGGCAGCGAGGCCAAACTCTTGCTCCAGAGCTTGATGAAGTGAGTCTGATCCACCCGAAACTCTGTGCTAAACGGATTCACGTGAATAGGCGTCCAGGGGTATCGAGTGCCGAATATGGAAATGTTCAACTCATCCAGCATGATGCGCTAGGACCTCTCCCACCTCAAAGACCTCTCAAGGGCTAATGGAGCAGAtcgcgcaaaaaaaaaaagaccgcAGACTTCGGGCCCCGACCCTCTCTTCTCCCGCTCTCTCTCAAGGCGCTTTCGAAACTCTCTCtcgccctaaaaaaaaaaatttctcaagCTCTCGCAACCACGTCGgaaccccctcccccaccacctagTAGAAGCCCTGTGGAAGCCCCGTAAAACCGCGCCCCCCCCGCCACATTCGGGGAGATAACCTCTTTCTCAAAAAATGACACCCTTTCTCACATACATTCTTACATTCTCTCACGAAAACTAACTCCCTCCTCAACCCTGTCGATGTCGACACTTGGACGACTGAAGGACATCTTGCTTGGAACCATCCCTGGACATCTCGCGGACATGCTCGTCTCCCCCACTCCTCACCGACGAGGAATCTCTGCCACCCGCTGCCTCCCCCCTCCGAGAATATCTCATCCCCGGATCGGATTGACAACTGGCGGCGGACGACGCGCTCTTCCAGTCGTGGCGGTCATCGTATCGCACCGCCTCCTTCACGGCCTCGCCCTCCATCTCGCACGCTCGATACTTGGGCTTCAAATATGACTTGTGAACCGAGGAGTCGGACGAAGAACCCCTCCCCTCAGTGGGGGATGCGCTGTGATCCTTCGAGTGAAACTCTCTGCGGTGACGACGACCGTTtcggtgatggtggtgatgatggtgatggtgcgcTCCTCCCCCTCTCCGACACTCCTTCTCAGCAGAATCAGACCCCGGCGCGGACGACTGCTGGCGAGCATCCTCCCGAGACGACAGCGACGACTTCAGCGAACGCGCGTCAAACGAAGGCTCCCCAGCACTTCCCCCCCTGCAGTCGGTCTGGGGCGCGGGCCTGCTCAAACCATCCGACTTCACGTCCGAAACGCACCTCCGCATCTCGCCCGCGGCACCCTCCTCACCTCGACCTCCGTACGGGTAAATCGAAACCTCCGCCACGCCAAACGGCTTCTTCCTCTGGTCACGCTTCCGGTAAGACACAATCTCCAACACGCTCAAACTCTTGTCCTCGGTCAAAATATTGCTGTCGCTCTTGCACAGGTGAACATAGTTCTTCGAACCCAAATTCGACACTATCCAACGCAACTTCGGAAATAACGACAAAAAGTCCCTCGACGCCCCACTCGACAACCTGAACTCCAACATCTCCACGTCCTCACTGTCCCTCTCCACCTTAAAGCTGAACTTGACGCCCCTCGCGGGCCAGTGACACCTAACCACGCCGTGCTCGTCCTCCACCGCCTTGATCGTCAGCGGGTTGAACACCGGCTCGATCCCCAAGTACTTCAACACGTAGCACAGCGACTCGCACGTGCACTTGTACTTCACCCAAAAACGCTTGGGCAACAACAAGTTAAAACGCGTCAATATGGGCGTGACCATCGTCCCCTTCAACCACGGGTGGCGAGCAATCTCCTTCACCGTCGGCCTCATGTTCGGGTCCAACGTCAACATCTGTCTGATGAGACCCTCCGCGTCCGCGTGCACCCCCGGGCGCAACTGGTACCTCAGGTGCTGAATGTCGTCTATCAACTGCACCGGATTCGTCGCCTTGAACGGCGGCGTCCCagacaacaaaataaacaaaatgacCCCCAAAGACCACACGTCGTGCTTCTCGCCCGGGTAGGGCCTCCCGGCAATCTGCTCCGGCGCCAAATGACACAACCCACCCACCAGCGGCGTGGAAAACAAATCCCAACCCTTGCGGTAAATGCCAGCGTGTCCAAAATCGGAAATCTTCACGTTCGAGTCGTTGTCCAGCAAAATGTTGTCCAACTTCAAATCCCTGTGCGCCACGCCCCGCTCGTGACAGTACTGCACGGACCGCACGATCTGCGAAAAGTAAAACCGGGCCAACTCGTCGCTAATAGGCCTCCCCCCCAAGTAATCAGACACGTTCCCTCCGCCACAAAACTCCATCACGAAAAACACGTGCGTATCATCCTCAAGCACCTCCTCCAAGCTCACCACGTGCGGGTGCTTCAACATCATCATCGCCTTGATCTCCGTGTCAATCCTAGAAAGGTCGGCCACGTTCCCCTTCGGCAGAATCTTGATCGCCTTCCAGACGCCCGTCTTGAGCTCCACCGCCAACCTCACGTCGCCATTGGACCCCTTGGCCAGCCGGCGCTTGAACTTGTAACCCTCCAGATGATAGTCCGAAAAAAGCAACTCCAAATCCTCGTTCCGCGACTCGTAATTCCGCACAATCAAGCTCGCCAACACGTGGAACTCCCGGGGCGTCAAGTAACCCTTAGAATCAACGTCGTACTCTTGCAAAAGCTGCGACGCCAAAATCATGTCGTAATTCTCCAACCCCTCCCTCGCAGACGCCGCGTCCAAAAAGCTCCCAGAATCGTATATCAGGTCCTCCGGATTGATCCCATCGTGTCTCAGCGCCTGAATCATCACCGCCAACTCCGTCACCGACACCCTATTCGTGTTGTCCAAATCCGCCAGCCTAAACAACCAATTCAAAAACTTGTTCCTCCCCTCCGGATTCCTCACTATGTAGTTGAAGTACTCCACCGTGTCCTGTAAAATCTCCAACGCCAACTCGTACTCCTCGCTGTCCTCCAGCGCCGGCGCATTATCGTCGCAATACGGTCTGTTCCCCGTGAGCGCCGGCGTGGCCTCCTCGCGGCTCAGCTGAAACTCCAACGCCGTCTCTCTCGATATCGTGGACCAAACCCTGGAGTGCTTCCTCTGCTCGCCGTTCCGGCGACTTCGTATCTCCTTCTCCTTCGACTTGATGTAGGTCAGCAGCTTGGTAAACTCCTGGCGGTTGATCGACCCATTCCCCTCCTTGTCGAACTGCCCAGCCAGCGCCGCGCCGCAACAAACGAAACAACGCGCAAAAACGTGAGAAACTCTGAACAACCCAAAAAACTTGTACGAACGACTCCGTACAACCGCTATACACACATACTCTGTACAAAAGAAGGGGGCTATTGTGTATGAGGTGCTCCACGCCCCCGACCGCCTGTATGGTCAACACATCGCCAAGGTTGAGGGTCCCGTTATGATCTTCGCACGTCCGAGCCGAATCCGCAGTGCGCCGCCGACAAGCACACGTTCCGAAGCGCAGCAAAAAAGTTCGGGAAAAACAGCTCGATGCGTTAGCGTCTCTCGCCACACGTCGCAGGCGCGCGTCGCGATAGACCGCGCGTTCCTAAGACCGCAAGGGACGTACGGCGCTCCCTCGCGGCAAGTATCCACATTTCGAACGGTACCTGTGTCAAGCCTCTGAAAGGCCTGCTTTATCCCAGAACTCTGCTCCTGGCCCATTTTCTCCTCCGTCACGACAAACAACGATATCTAACAACGCCAAAGATGACGACGACAGCAGGTAAACATCGACCCCGCGCTCTCAAAGACAGAGGGGGACTACGTGCGTTATCTGCGCGCTAGGCCCGCGGTTAACAGGCAAACACACGTAAAAAAGCCATCTATGGTTCGTCTATTTCTACACGTTCACAAGCAATAAGTTCAAAGTAGCTGGTGTTATTTGCTATAGCTGTCGAACAACTAATGAATTGCAGAGAGCGCGCCCACGACAAAAAACCTAACAAAAAGTGGGTACACAAAAACGGGGGAACATGCAAATCGCGCGCGCAGTGTACGCGACTGCCGCGCTCGGGCGCGTGTACTCCGGCGGTCCTTCCATGATAGGAACTGATTCTATCGCTGGCATGTGCGCCTCACTGTGCCAACTCTCGTGAACACGCGGCATTGACGCGTTTTTTTGTGTGCAAAAAGACTGAGCGCCCTGTGTCTCTCTTGCAGTCGCGCATTGTTCGACAGCGAGCGGCCCGGGCTGATTCGAACGCGCTCGTCGCTGCGGGCTTCTGTGCTGCGCACCTCGTCGTCCGAACTTTTTTTTTCGCGCAATCAATGAAGATGCACACATCGACGTCAGGCACATAACAAATTGTACACACCCCCCTCCCCCGCGAATCAAACGACGAACCCCTTTCTCTCCGCGAGGGACCGACCGAACAACGCAACGCGGGCGCGTGGCCATTCGCCACGCCCGTATCGGACGCAGCAGATGtctttatatctacaacaacaacgTGGACCACGCTGGGACCCCGAAGGGCAGATCCCTGCCTCTAGGCAGAGTCGTCCTCGTCTCCGAAGCAACACTCGGCCAAGTACTCCTGGGCTATCACGTCATCCACGCATTCGAGCTCAGAACTCTGAAGTACGGAATTGAGAATTTGCTCATCGATGTATTGCTGCTCACTCTCAGCTCGCGAGTGCTCCACTAGCGTGTCTTCGCACAGAGTCGACTCACTGTCTCGAAGAGCATCTTGTAGCTGTCTCTTATCGGCGAGGCCGGGGATGTATCCAGGGAGCCCCAGTCCCGCGCCGATGGACGGGTTGTTGAGATCACGCACGGAATTGTAGTGATCTTCGTTGTGGTAACTCAGCCGCAGGGGCGGCTCGCCCCGGGCGGATGAGTCGCCATGGTCCAAGCGCAGGACTTCTCCGCTGGGCGTAAAGATCTCAATATGTCTCCCGTACATCTCCGACAGGGCGTGCAACTCCAGGTGGTCCCCGTACACACCGAGATTTCTCTTGTTCTGGACATAGCCATCAAAGTCATCACTGATGAAATCGGCGAAAAAGTCCCTCTCTTTCTCCTGTCCTCATCAAAAGGCGCGTGCACGTCGGCGCAACGAAGAAACGAATTAGGCACGCGCGAAACGGAAGCGCGGGCGGGCACAACCCACAGGACAGCATATGTACGTACCATGTAATTGAGACAATCTCTGCGAACGATTCCGTGCATGTGTTGGTCTCCGTAAATCTGATCGGCGATGGCGCGAAACAGGCAGTTCCCGTCACCCTCCACGAAGACCAGCTCCAGCCCCCTGTCGTTCAACATGCTCTGAAAGTTCTTCGTAGACTGCAACTGAGCAAATGCCATTAGCGTCAGCGGCACGAGCGACGTAAGAAGGCGCACATTGGCAGGAAAAAGTAAACACACATACATCATACACACTGCTACTGAATTCCTTGAGCTTGTCTCGCGTGTTGGAACAGCTGCCCGTTCTACTATTGCTAGAGCCTCTTCGATCACCCTCTGGCTGGGTCTCAGAGCCAGGGCCGCCCGGGCAAGTCCCCGCTGTCTCTAGCTCCCTGAACGGATTCACGTCAGCCCCGCATGAATGCTCGTAATGTTCGCTGCTTTCTCCGTCATGCAGACGGGGTCTCTCGGATTCGGAGTCGCGCCTTCTATGCAAGTTCTTGTTGTTCTGTTCACCAGAAAGATTCAAAGCCAGGACCATGGATCATAGCAATCAAACGCTCATCAACCAAGACTGCAAAAAAAAAGGTGTTCTGGTGATTTAtgcatttttacaggaaaaaaaaaaataccgttcTTGTACACACTGCCTTCTCACGCATGCAGCACACACCGAACACCGCGTCGCGAAGGGAATAAAGCGCCTCGGGCCCCGCTACAGCGTGCCGCGCACTGGCATCTTCTAGCGCTGAAGGGCCCCCCGCCTAGCCCAACCAGCACACATGTCAAAGAGACGTGTGTGCACATGACCTGTGTGGTCACAAAACCACGCCATGGTCCTCGCGCTGCAGCGACTGCGCGAAGGGATTCTTGTACGCGCCGCCCTCCTCGATTCTCCTCTCGAAAAAATTCGCGGGCTGAGGGCGCTCGCGGACGTCGATCGCAGGACCGCGGTGCTTCTTCGGCCGAAGTAGTCCGTATACCTTGTTACGGCGCTGGCGGTATCCAGGAAGTCCTATCGTTTTCATTAACTCCTCCTTCGTCGCTTCTCTCTGAACTAGCTTGAAGAATATCCCGCCTGGCGTACGTCGGCGCGTCTGGTTGTTGATCATCGTGCCTCCGCTCACCTCAATTGATAGTGTCGCCCTTGCCCATCTGAGAATCGACTCTCTCGGAAAAACGTCCAGGCACCTCTCTAGCAGCCCCACCTCTCGCTCCCAAAGGTACTGGGCCAACTGCTGCGCTACATACCGGTTGGGAAGGTCTTCATTGCCTATTATGGATAGCAGGGCTTCCGGTGTCTGCACGTTATCCGAAAGTATGTTGAACTCTCTGCTGAACCCCCTGACGACGAGCGGGGTCTTAGACCTGCCCTTCTTGGCCACGCCTTCCTCTTCAAAGCAAGTAATATGACACCTGTCAGTCGAAAAACAAAAAAGTGCTCACAAACGAGAGTGCAAATTCCCTCTGTCCACGCAAGGTCGTACTTGGCTTGCTCTCGCGCTTCAGAGCGGGTTGCTCGTCTTCCGATGCCGCGTTCTGCGCTTCGGTTGGCACCGCGCCGGACTTGGACCGCCTGCAAACCGACATTCTAGAGCGTTTTTTACAGCGGTACAAACTTGTACCGATGAAGTCTCGGCGACGCCTTCTTGTCACCTCACCCTCGTCCAGAGGGCACGGCGCGTGCGGACTCTCACACTCGGCA
This DNA window, taken from Schistocerca gregaria isolate iqSchGreg1 unplaced genomic scaffold, iqSchGreg1.2 ptg000596l, whole genome shotgun sequence, encodes the following:
- the LOC126316680 gene encoding uncharacterized protein LOC126316680, with protein sequence MRSWLENTKLPSSSRFFKLLGCLNQQSISPGVIRLRNSLYDKYPYKDVPGGWKVKILVQENGYSIVHEKSEQSYNQAPTHSFSLNWAFTIKFSPYFSNVWAGFQVTGWNCGPDMSPELRKDFEAIVVQHTPPQIMNHRLLIADDQSPRGSLLLTPKLAERFRVAYAVHQIPAFPASDSNLESPLYVLMESLISKLESEENRAAIMNMLESLVYEVGHSDVEVVSRLLSYIHIHNYRSSLLFKLLHYDTQAHMFGALKSQLSKHLPHLVDDSKYYTIEFCRTRQGYKLVVNHVSRDDENIIWWSALFYLDERLSTFDSSIVVQDVMPSQDLLSSSSASSQLLSTLEHLVTPTSVFSQKFRCLSSDDLDLYFESTQTISNSLSIFLDGANLFQDFSINTSTLLAALKHLEKHISLATFYLDISNPLRIRKAKCSIIDVVCTSEPSSVSKKHLIYPVRIQSHEHYLHQNLAQDLIQCSSMLEIRSESNQLLYQPLPELDRPQLVQTMLDAIFYKVEPNHLAQIYSQSLANSIRERPNLVCALSHFFQEQQSPIHLSDNKPQKSFKLFSLLTRNTLCQAMLSLRDLFYDKFHYKSVKGSWSVTLHFLPNKKTLITHSKQEQTPCLDDFRSYFFFEWRLQLTVDLDMETIKQSQYIHNLFFHEETSEETRTDVIMAFSPIIRDSPCAFLNMATSISTLEIIELLRKAIKDAHPTPVEHSSLGTLDVTFLLQQLERNIPSKKIPITPLGSNLTLEQELCYGSNL
- the LOC126316688 gene encoding uncharacterized protein LOC126316688, which translates into the protein MGQEQSSGIKQAFQRLDTDHNGTLNLGDVLTIQAVGGVEHLIHNSPLLLYRFDKEGNGSINRQEFTKLLTYIKSKEKEIRSRRNGEQRKHSRVWSTISRETALEFQLSREEATPALTGNRPYCDDNAPALEDSEEYELALEILQDTVEYFNYIVRNPEGRNKFLNWLFRLADLDNTNRVSVTELAVMIQALRHDGINPEDLIYDSGSFLDAASAREGLENYDMILASQLLQEYDVDSKGYLTPREFHVLASLIVRNYESRNEDLELLFSDYHLEGYKFKRRLAKGSNGDVRLAVELKTGVWKAIKILPKGNVADLSRIDTEIKAMMMLKHPHVVSLEEVLEDDTHVFFVMEFCGGGNVSDYLGGRPISDELARFYFSQIVRSVQYCHERGVAHRDLKLDNILLDNDSNVKISDFGHAGIYRKGWDLFSTPLVGGLCHLAPEQIAGRPYPGEKHDVWSLGVILFILLSGTPPFKATNPVQLIDDIQHLRYQLRPGVHADAEGLIRQMLTLDPNMRPTVKEIARHPWLKGTMVTPILTRFNLLLPKRFWVKYKCTCESLCYVLKYLGIEPVFNPLTIKAVEDEHGVVRCHWPARGVKFSFKVERDSEDVEMLEFRLSSGASRDFLSLFPKLRWIVSNLGSKNYVHLCKSDSNILTEDKSLSVLEIVSYRKRDQRKKPFGVAEVSIYPYGGRGEEGAAGEMRRCVSDVKSDGLSRPAPQTDCRGGSAGEPSFDARSLKSSLSSREDARQQSSAPGSDSAEKECRRGGGAHHHHHHHHHRNGRRHRREFHSKDHSASPTEGRGSSSDSSVHKSYLKPKYRACEMEGEAVKEAVRYDDRHDWKSASSAASCQSDPGMRYSRRGEAAGGRDSSSVRSGGDEHVREMSRDGSKQDVLQSSKCRHRQG
- the LOC126316693 gene encoding OTU domain-containing protein 5-A-like, with the protein product MVLALNLSGEQNNKNLHRRRDSESERPRLHDGESSEHYEHSCGADVNPFRELETAGTCPGGPGSETQPEGDRRGSSNSRTGSCSNTRDKLKEFSSSVYDLQSTKNFQSMLNDRGLELVFVEGDGNCLFRAIADQIYGDQHMHGIVRRDCLNYMEKERDFFADFISDDFDGYVQNKRNLGVYGDHLELHALSEMYGRHIEIFTPSGEVLRLDHGDSSARGEPPLRLSYHNEDHYNSVRDLNNPSIGAGLGLPGYIPGLADKRQLQDALRDSESTLCEDTLVEHSRAESEQQYIDEQILNSVLQSSELECVDDVIAQEYLAECCFGDEDDSA